A window from Pseudomonas moraviensis encodes these proteins:
- a CDS encoding response regulator: MTAVDLPAVPRVLIAEADPWSRDLLKQVLLNVRCDARLDLCADGQQALSLLGEVPYDLAIVDWELPGIDGLHVLRSVRQRKRNPPLPFILMSSRNDSASVREAIPLAPTAYLTKPLNMDGLTERLQGLLLNAGEAVVCEVPALAPGMTLSVFLERRREQADGAPLMTDVQVAVKRSLNPEGLDLKLLEEEVRTDPQITAVLIAAANSAAQHHGAPVQTLAQALHRLGTGQSMNLILGLALKRSARLSNACLADYAERYWGLSLHTAEYARTLARLLDLDQERCYCAGMLHRLGDLALLRCLQEWQQAGGELDELEEVGEALAKFAASYGSALRTRWRLPLELRELIASVYQLGGGVYSREALVMNMAAQMARLTEHEGVEELAKSRTARLLKIGLPELMRMRK, translated from the coding sequence ATGACTGCCGTTGATTTACCCGCCGTACCCCGGGTGTTGATTGCCGAGGCCGATCCCTGGTCTCGCGACCTGCTTAAACAAGTACTGCTCAACGTGCGCTGCGATGCGCGCCTGGATCTGTGCGCCGACGGCCAGCAAGCGCTGTCGTTGCTTGGCGAGGTGCCGTATGACCTGGCCATCGTCGATTGGGAGCTGCCCGGAATCGATGGACTGCATGTGCTGCGCAGCGTTCGTCAGCGCAAACGCAATCCGCCACTGCCGTTCATTCTGATGAGCAGCCGCAACGACAGCGCCAGCGTGCGCGAAGCGATTCCGCTGGCGCCGACCGCGTACCTGACCAAACCGTTGAACATGGACGGCCTGACCGAGCGCTTGCAGGGTTTGCTGCTTAACGCCGGCGAAGCCGTGGTCTGCGAAGTGCCGGCACTGGCGCCGGGCATGACCCTGTCAGTGTTTCTGGAACGGCGTCGCGAGCAGGCCGATGGCGCGCCGCTGATGACCGACGTGCAAGTGGCGGTCAAGCGAAGCCTCAATCCCGAAGGGCTGGACCTGAAACTGCTGGAGGAAGAGGTTCGCACCGATCCCCAGATCACCGCGGTGCTGATCGCGGCCGCCAACAGTGCTGCGCAGCACCATGGCGCGCCAGTGCAGACCCTGGCGCAGGCGCTGCATCGACTCGGCACCGGGCAAAGCATGAACCTGATACTCGGGCTGGCGCTCAAACGCAGCGCCCGGCTCAGCAATGCATGCCTGGCAGATTACGCCGAGCGCTACTGGGGGCTGTCACTGCATACGGCGGAATATGCCCGCACGCTGGCGCGCTTGCTCGATCTGGATCAGGAACGCTGCTATTGCGCGGGCATGCTGCATCGACTCGGCGATCTGGCGCTGCTGCGCTGCTTGCAGGAATGGCAACAGGCCGGCGGCGAGCTGGACGAGCTGGAAGAGGTCGGTGAAGCGTTGGCGAAGTTTGCCGCTTCTTACGGCTCGGCATTGAGAACTCGCTGGCGGCTGCCGCTGGAGTTGCGCGAGTTGATTGCTTCGGTCTACCAGCTCGGTGGTGGCGTTTACAGTCGCGAGGCGCTGGTGATGAACATGGCGGCGCAGATGGCGCGGCTGACCGAGCATGAAGGCGTCGAGGAACTGGCGAAGAGCAGGACGGCGCGGTTGCTGAAGATCGGCTTGCCGGAGTTGATGCGGATGCGCAAATAA
- the gabD gene encoding NADP-dependent succinate-semialdehyde dehydrogenase, translated as MQLKDTQLFRQQAFIDGAWVDADNGQTIKVNNPATGEILGTVPKMGAAETRRAIEAADKALPAWRALTAKERAGKLRRWFELMIENQDDLARLMTLEQGKPLAEAKGEIVYAASFIEWFAEEAKRIYGDVIPGHQPDKRLIVIKQPIGVTAAITPWNFPAAMITRKAGPALAAGCTMVLKPASQTPFSAFALAELAQRAGIPAGVFSVVSGSAGDIGSELTSNPIVRKLSFTGSTEIGRQLMAECAKDIKKVSLELGGNAPFIVFDDADLDKAVEGAIISKYRNNGQTCVCANRLYIQDAVYDAFAEKLKVAVAKLKIGNGLEDGTTTGPLIDEKAVAKVQEHIADAVSKGATVLAGGKAMEGNFFEPTILTNVPKNAAVAKEETFGPLAPLFRFKDEAEVIAMSNDTEFGLASYFYARDLGRVFRVAEALEYGMVGVNTGLISNEVAPFGGIKASGLGREGSKYGIEDYLEIKYLCLGI; from the coding sequence ATGCAGCTTAAAGACACCCAGTTGTTCCGCCAGCAAGCCTTCATCGATGGCGCTTGGGTCGATGCGGACAACGGTCAGACGATCAAGGTCAACAACCCGGCCACCGGCGAGATCCTCGGCACCGTGCCGAAGATGGGCGCCGCAGAAACCCGCCGTGCCATCGAGGCCGCCGACAAGGCGCTGCCGGCCTGGCGTGCGCTGACTGCCAAGGAGCGTGCCGGCAAGCTGCGTCGCTGGTTCGAGCTGATGATCGAGAACCAGGACGATCTCGCGCGCCTGATGACCCTCGAGCAGGGCAAGCCGCTGGCCGAAGCCAAGGGCGAAATCGTTTACGCCGCTTCGTTCATCGAGTGGTTCGCCGAGGAAGCCAAGCGCATCTACGGCGACGTGATTCCGGGCCACCAGCCGGACAAGCGCCTGATCGTGATCAAGCAACCGATTGGCGTCACTGCCGCGATCACCCCGTGGAACTTCCCGGCGGCGATGATCACTCGCAAGGCCGGCCCGGCGCTGGCCGCCGGTTGCACCATGGTGCTCAAGCCTGCTTCGCAAACCCCTTTCTCCGCGTTCGCCCTGGCCGAACTGGCCCAGCGCGCGGGCATTCCGGCGGGCGTGTTCAGCGTGGTCTCCGGCAGCGCCGGCGACATCGGCAGCGAGCTGACCAGCAACCCGATCGTGCGCAAACTGTCCTTCACCGGCTCGACCGAAATCGGTCGCCAGTTGATGGCCGAATGCGCCAAGGACATCAAGAAAGTCTCGCTGGAACTGGGCGGCAACGCGCCGTTCATCGTGTTCGACGATGCGGATCTGGATAAGGCCGTCGAAGGCGCGATCATTTCCAAATACCGCAACAACGGCCAGACCTGCGTCTGCGCCAACCGTCTGTACATTCAGGACGCGGTCTACGATGCGTTCGCCGAGAAGCTGAAAGTGGCTGTGGCCAAACTGAAAATCGGCAACGGTCTGGAAGACGGCACCACCACCGGCCCGCTGATCGACGAAAAAGCCGTGGCCAAGGTTCAGGAACACATCGCTGACGCCGTGAGCAAAGGCGCGACCGTACTGGCCGGCGGCAAGGCGATGGAAGGCAACTTCTTCGAGCCGACCATCCTCACCAACGTGCCGAAAAACGCGGCCGTGGCCAAGGAAGAAACCTTCGGTCCGCTGGCGCCGCTGTTCCGCTTCAAAGACGAAGCGGAAGTGATCGCCATGTCCAACGACACCGAATTCGGTCTCGCCTCTTATTTCTACGCACGCGACCTCGGCCGTGTGTTCCGTGTCGCCGAAGCGCTGGAATACGGCATGGTCGGCGTCAACACCGGGCTGATCTCCAACGAAGTCGCGCCGTTCGGCGGCATCAAGGCCTCGGGCCTGGGCCGTGAAGGTTCCAAGTACGGCATCGAAGATTACCTGGAAATCAAATACCTCTGCCTGGGCATCTAA
- a CDS encoding GGDEF domain-containing protein: MVNNNQKDTSFTQWPEAAQTLMALMHAKGEVARLSEREQLISSLLVSVNAVLWAFNWETRQVLYVSPAYERIFGRSAALLLADYNQWRDSIYPDDLEYAEQSLAEVLHRGAVEDREYRIIAADGQVRWISDKCFINRQDEPGQPVIIVGIAEDITDKKNMETELQRLATTDVLTQSSNRRHFFECAHREFAEARRHGTPLAFLLLDIDDFKVINDSYGHPEGDNVLQRIAECGRGSLRRGDLFGRIGGEEFAAVFPGCAPEIAVQVAERLQQEIQRLRFNHDGQPFSITVSQGLTNLTDEDKSLDNLFARADAAMYEAKRQGKNRIIAA; this comes from the coding sequence ATGGTCAACAACAACCAGAAAGACACATCCTTCACCCAATGGCCCGAGGCCGCGCAAACGTTGATGGCGCTGATGCACGCGAAAGGCGAAGTCGCGCGCCTGAGCGAACGCGAACAGTTGATCAGTTCGCTGCTGGTCAGCGTCAACGCCGTGCTCTGGGCTTTCAACTGGGAAACACGTCAGGTGCTGTATGTCAGCCCGGCGTACGAACGGATTTTCGGCCGCTCCGCAGCACTGTTGCTGGCTGACTACAACCAGTGGCGTGACAGCATTTATCCCGATGATCTCGAGTACGCCGAACAGAGCCTCGCCGAAGTCCTGCACCGAGGTGCGGTGGAGGATCGCGAGTACCGCATCATCGCCGCCGACGGCCAGGTGCGCTGGATCAGCGACAAATGCTTCATCAATCGGCAGGACGAGCCCGGTCAACCGGTGATCATCGTCGGCATCGCTGAAGACATCACTGACAAGAAAAACATGGAAACCGAGCTGCAACGCTTGGCCACCACCGATGTGCTGACGCAGAGCAGCAACCGCCGCCACTTCTTCGAATGTGCCCACCGCGAGTTCGCCGAGGCCCGGCGCCACGGCACACCGCTGGCCTTCCTGCTGCTGGACATCGATGACTTCAAAGTGATCAACGACAGCTACGGCCATCCCGAAGGCGACAACGTGCTGCAACGGATCGCCGAGTGCGGGCGTGGATCATTGCGTCGTGGCGACCTGTTCGGGCGGATTGGCGGTGAGGAGTTCGCTGCGGTGTTCCCCGGCTGTGCGCCGGAGATAGCCGTGCAAGTGGCGGAGCGACTGCAGCAGGAAATCCAGCGGCTGCGCTTCAACCACGACGGTCAGCCGTTCAGCATCACCGTGAGCCAGGGCCTGACCAATCTCACCGACGAAGACAAGAGCCTCGACAACCTGTTCGCCCGCGCGGATGCCGCGATGTACGAGGCGAAGCGGCAGGGCAAGAACCGGATTATTGCGGCCTGA
- the gabT gene encoding 4-aminobutyrate--2-oxoglutarate transaminase, whose protein sequence is MSKTNAELMARRTNAVPRGVGQIHPIFAESAKNATVTDVEGREFIDFAGGIAVLNTGHVHPKIIAAVTEQLNKLTHTCFQVLAYEPYVELCEKINAKVPGDFAKKTLLVTTGSEAVENAVKIARAATGRAGVIAFTGAYHGRTMMTLGLTGKVVPYSAGMGLMPGGIFRALYPNELHGVSIDDSIASIERIFKNDAEPKDIAAIIIEPVQGEGGFYVAPKEFMKRLRALCDQHGILLIADEVQTGAGRTGTFFAMEQMGVAADLTTFAKSIAGGFPLAGVCGKAEYMDAIAPGGLGGTYAGSPIACAAALAVMEVFEEEQLLDRCKAVGERLVTGLKAIQAKYPVIGEVRALGAMIAVELFENGDSHKPNPTAVAAVVAKARDKGLILLSCGTYGNVLRVLVPLTSPDEQLDKGLAIIEECFSEL, encoded by the coding sequence ATGAGCAAGACTAACGCTGAACTGATGGCCCGCCGCACCAATGCCGTACCTCGTGGTGTTGGCCAGATTCACCCGATCTTCGCCGAGTCGGCAAAGAACGCAACGGTGACCGACGTTGAAGGTCGTGAGTTCATCGACTTCGCTGGCGGCATTGCTGTACTGAACACCGGCCACGTGCACCCGAAAATCATCGCTGCCGTAACCGAACAGCTGAACAAGCTGACCCACACTTGCTTCCAGGTGCTGGCCTACGAGCCGTACGTTGAGCTGTGCGAAAAAATCAACGCCAAGGTGCCGGGCGATTTCGCCAAGAAAACCCTGCTGGTGACCACCGGTTCCGAAGCGGTGGAAAACGCCGTGAAGATCGCCCGTGCCGCCACCGGCCGCGCTGGCGTGATCGCGTTCACCGGCGCTTACCACGGTCGCACCATGATGACCCTGGGCCTGACCGGTAAAGTCGTGCCGTACTCGGCCGGCATGGGCCTGATGCCAGGCGGCATCTTCCGCGCGCTGTACCCGAACGAACTACACGGTGTGAGCATCGACGACTCGATCGCCTCCATCGAACGCATCTTCAAGAACGACGCCGAGCCGAAAGACATCGCCGCGATCATCATCGAACCTGTTCAGGGTGAGGGTGGTTTCTACGTCGCGCCGAAAGAGTTCATGAAGCGTCTGCGCGCGCTGTGCGACCAGCACGGCATTCTGCTGATCGCTGACGAAGTGCAGACCGGCGCTGGCCGTACCGGCACTTTCTTCGCCATGGAACAGATGGGCGTTGCCGCCGACCTGACCACCTTCGCCAAGTCCATCGCTGGCGGTTTCCCGCTGGCCGGCGTGTGCGGCAAGGCCGAGTACATGGACGCCATCGCCCCGGGTGGCCTGGGCGGCACCTACGCTGGTAGCCCGATCGCTTGCGCCGCTGCGCTTGCCGTGATGGAAGTGTTCGAAGAAGAGCAACTGCTGGACCGCTGCAAGGCTGTCGGCGAGCGTCTGGTCACCGGCCTGAAGGCCATTCAGGCCAAGTACCCGGTGATCGGTGAAGTGCGCGCGCTGGGCGCGATGATCGCGGTCGAGCTGTTCGAAAACGGCGACAGCCACAAGCCAAACCCGACCGCTGTAGCGGCAGTTGTCGCCAAGGCGCGTGACAAGGGCCTGATCCTGCTGTCCTGCGGCACTTACGGTAACGTGCTGCGCGTGCTGGTCCCGCTGACCTCGCCGGACGAGCAACTGGACAAGGGTCTGGCGATCATCGAAGAGTGCTTCTCCGAACTCTGA